GCACCCGGGCCCGGTACGACGAAGCCACCGACGAGTGGGTGCTCAACGGGCAGAAGGCGTACGCCACCAACGGCGGAATCGCCGCCGTGCACGTGGTGACCGCCTCAGTGGAGCCATCGCTCGGCTCTCGCGGGCAGGCCGCCTTCGTGGTGCCGCCCGGCACCCCGGGGCTGGCCGCGACGAAGAAGCTCAAGAAGCTGGGCCTGCGCGCCTCGCACACCGCCGACGTCTTCCTCGACGAGGTACGGGTCCCCGGCCGCTGCCTGCTGGGCGGACGCGAGGCACTGCTCGAACGGCTCGACCGGGCCCGCTCCGGCCAGCGTGGAAAGAGCCAGGCGGCGATGCGTACGTTCGAGTTGACCCGGCCCACCGTCGGGGCCCAGGCGATCGGGGTGGCCCGGGCGGCGTACGAGTACGCCCTGGCGTACGCCCAGGAGCGGGTCCAGTTCGGCCGGCCGATCATCGAGAACCAGGCGATCGCGTTCCAACTCGCGGACATGCGGATGGAGATCGACGCCGCCCGGCTGCTGGTCTGGCGGGCGGCCTGGATGGGCCGGAACAACCGCCCGTTCACCGCTGGCGAGGGATCTATGTCCAAGCTCAAGGCCGGCGAGGTGGCGGTGTCGGTGACCGAGAAGGCGGTGCAGATCCTCGGCGGTGCCGGCTTCCTGCGCGACCATCCGGTCGAACGCTGGTACCGGGACGCCAAGATCTACACGATCTTCGAGGGAACCTCCGAGATCCAGCGCCTGGTCATCGCCCGCGCCATCTCCGGCCGGCAGATCCGCTGACCCCGTTAGGAAGGGCCCCTTCCTATACAGAAAACGATAGTAGGGGGCCCTTCCTTGCACTTCGCCCTTCCTTTTCTTGTCGGCACGCTGACTCGGCGCGGGTTGCTCAAGCCCGGCTCGCCGAGGCGGGTGGCGGCTCAGCTCGGCGCGCTCCGGAACTGGGGGTTCAGCCTGGCCGGGGAGCTGCGTCAGGCGGCCGCCCGGGAACCGGACCGGATCGCGTTGATCGACGAGGAGCTCGGTGAGATCAGCTACCGGGACCTGTTGGACCGGGCCGAGCGGCTGGCGCGGTCACTGCGGGCCCGCTACGGCATCGGCGAGGGCGACCGGATCGGGGTGCTCTGCCGCAACCACCACGGGCTGGTCGAGACCGCGGTCGCCGGACCACTGCTCGGCGCCGACATCGTGCTGGTCAACACCGGGCTCTCCGGGGCACAGCTCGCGGACGTCGTACAGGAGCAGCGGATCCGGCTGCTGGTGTACGACGCCGAGTTCGTCGACCGGACGATCGGACTGCCGCCGGAGCTGGACCAGCTCGACGAGCGCGGATGCGCGGACCTGATCGCCGCCGCACCCCTCGGCGCACTGCGCCGACCCGGGCGGGACGGCCGGACCATCGTGCTCACCTCCGGTACCACCGGTACGCCGAAGGGAGCCCGACGGCCGACCCCGAACGGGCTCGGTCCGCTCGTCGCCATCATCGACCGGATTCCGCTGCACGCCGGAACCCGGATGATGATCGCGGCCCCGCTCTTCCACACCTGGGGGTACGCGGCGCTACAGATGGCCTTCGCGTTGCGGGGCACCGTCGTACTGCACCGAAGGTTCGAACCGGCCGCCGCCCTGGACGCGGTCGAGAGGCACCGGTGCACCGCGCTGTTCGCCGTACCGGTGATGGTGCAGCGGCTGCTGGAGGTGCCGCCGCCGGCCACCCGACCGCCGCTGGAGGTCGTCGCGGTGAGCGGTTCGGCCCTGCCCGGCGGTCTGGCGACCCGGTTCATGGACCGGTACGGCGACATCCTCTACAACCTGTACGGCTCCACCGAGGTCTCCTGGGCCGCCATCGCCACCCCTGCCGAGCTGCGCCAGGCACCCACCACGGCGGGCCGCCCGCCACACGGGACCCGACTGGCGATCGTCGACCGGAACGGCGACCCCACCCCGACCGGTCAGGTCGGCCGGATCCTCGTCGGCAACGAGTTGCTGTTCGAGGGGTACACATCGGACGCCGGGCGGCGGGACCCGGACGACGCATCGGACGCCGGGCATCGGGAGTCGGACGACACGTCGGACGCCGGGCATCGGGAGTCGGACGAGAGGCCGGTCGACGGGACCGGGACCGGGAGCCGGAGCAGAACCGGGAGCGGGAGCGGTGGCGGGGAACCGTTGGACACCGGTGACCTCGGCCACCTCGACGCCGACGGGCTGCTCTTCGTCGACGGGCGCGCCGACGACATGATCATTTCTGGCGGCGAGAACGTCCACCCGTCCGAGGTGGAGAACCTGCTGGCCGAACTCCCCCAGGTACGCGAGGTCGCGGTGATCGGCGTGCCGGACCGGACGTACGGGCAGCGGCTGGCGGCGTACCTGGTGCTGCTTCCCGGCGAGGTGCTCGATCCCGAGGCGGTACGGGAGTACGTCCGCCGCTACCGGGCCCGGTTCTCGGTCCCCCGGGACGTCATCTTCGTACCGGCCCTGCCGCGCAACGCCACCGGGAAGGTGCTGACCCGGGAACTCCGCCGGTACCACCGGGCCTGACCCGGGTTCGCCGTCGGCCGGAGTCCGCCGGCTCGGTTCAGTCGCCGACATGTTCAGTCGTCGGTCGGTTCAGCCGCCGACCTGTTCAGCCCTGGTCGGTTCGGTCGTCGGTCGGTTAGATCCGTTGCGGCGTGTCGAGCCGGTTGGACGCGGCGAGCGCCGCGATGTCGCGCCGGTACTGCGCACCGTCCAGGCCGATCCCGGCGACCAGCGCGTACGCGGCCTCCCGGGCCGTGCTCAGGTCCGCGCCGAGGCCCGTACCCGAGAGGACCCGGCCACCGGCGGAGACCAGCGCGTCGTCGGCGGCCCGGCGGGCCGTTCCGGCGTGGATGATCCCGGCACGTCCCGCGCCGGTGATCACGTCCCCGCTGCGGGCGGTCGCCGGATAGCCGGCCGACGCGACCACCACGGTGACCGCCGCGCCGGACCGCCAGCGCAGCGGCGGATGCCCGGCCAGCGTCCCGGTCGCGGCCGCGTGCAGCAGGCCGGCGAGCGGCGTCTCCAGCAGCGCGAGTACGACCTGCGTCTCCGGATCGCCGAACCGCGCGTTGAACTCGATCACGCGTGGGCCCTGCGGGGTGATGGCGAGACCGACGTAGAGCAGCCCGCTGAACGGGGCACCACGACCACGCAGTTCCGCGAGAGTGGGATGCACCACCGTCGCCATGACCTCGTCGACGGTGCCCTCGGGCAGCCACGGCAGCGGCGCGTACGCCCCCATGCCGCCGGTGTTCGGGCCGGTGTCGCCGTCGCCGATCCGCTTGAAGTCCTGGGCCGGCAACAGCGGTAGTGCGGTCTCGCCGTCGGTGACCACGAAGAGCGAGACCTCGGGTCCGGCCAGGTACTCCTCGACGACGACCCGGTCGCACGACGCGGCGTGGTCGAGTGCGGCCGACCGGTCGTCGGTGACCACCACACCCTTGCCGGCGGCGAGCCCGTCGTCCTTGACCACGTACGGGGCACCGAACTCGTCGAGCGCCTGCGCCACCAGGGCGGCCCCCACCCCGCTGCCGGGATTGACCACCGCTCGGGCCCGGGCGGTCGGTACGCCGGCCGCGTTCATCACGTCCTTGGCGAACGCCTTCGAGCCCTCGATCCGGGCCGCCGCCCCGGACGGGCCGAAGCAGGCGATCCCCTTGGCCCGTACCGCGTCGGCAACCCCGGCGACCAGTGGTGCCTCCGGACCGACGACGACCAGGTCGGCCTGGAC
The nucleotide sequence above comes from Plantactinospora soyae. Encoded proteins:
- a CDS encoding acyl-CoA dehydrogenase family protein, translated to MTEFSLDLNEEQRDLRDWVHGFAADVVRPAAAEWDAREETPWPVIQEAAKVGLYGFEFIATCWADPSGLSLPIASEELFWGDSGIGLSIFGTTLAVAAIYGTGTPDQLVEWVPQCYGSVDEPAVGAFCSTEPEAGSDVAAMRTRARYDEATDEWVLNGQKAYATNGGIAAVHVVTASVEPSLGSRGQAAFVVPPGTPGLAATKKLKKLGLRASHTADVFLDEVRVPGRCLLGGREALLERLDRARSGQRGKSQAAMRTFELTRPTVGAQAIGVARAAYEYALAYAQERVQFGRPIIENQAIAFQLADMRMEIDAARLLVWRAAWMGRNNRPFTAGEGSMSKLKAGEVAVSVTEKAVQILGGAGFLRDHPVERWYRDAKIYTIFEGTSEIQRLVIARAISGRQIR
- a CDS encoding AMP-binding protein — encoded protein: MHFALPFLVGTLTRRGLLKPGSPRRVAAQLGALRNWGFSLAGELRQAAAREPDRIALIDEELGEISYRDLLDRAERLARSLRARYGIGEGDRIGVLCRNHHGLVETAVAGPLLGADIVLVNTGLSGAQLADVVQEQRIRLLVYDAEFVDRTIGLPPELDQLDERGCADLIAAAPLGALRRPGRDGRTIVLTSGTTGTPKGARRPTPNGLGPLVAIIDRIPLHAGTRMMIAAPLFHTWGYAALQMAFALRGTVVLHRRFEPAAALDAVERHRCTALFAVPVMVQRLLEVPPPATRPPLEVVAVSGSALPGGLATRFMDRYGDILYNLYGSTEVSWAAIATPAELRQAPTTAGRPPHGTRLAIVDRNGDPTPTGQVGRILVGNELLFEGYTSDAGRRDPDDASDAGHRESDDTSDAGHRESDERPVDGTGTGSRSRTGSGSGGGEPLDTGDLGHLDADGLLFVDGRADDMIISGGENVHPSEVENLLAELPQVREVAVIGVPDRTYGQRLAAYLVLLPGEVLDPEAVREYVRRYRARFSVPRDVIFVPALPRNATGKVLTRELRRYHRA
- the purD gene encoding phosphoribosylamine--glycine ligase, with the protein product MRVLILGGGGREHALALGLAADPAVDHLIAAPGNPGIAAVAELRPVEITDPAAVAALAVEVQADLVVVGPEAPLVAGVADAVRAKGIACFGPSGAAARIEGSKAFAKDVMNAAGVPTARARAVVNPGSGVGAALVAQALDEFGAPYVVKDDGLAAGKGVVVTDDRSAALDHAASCDRVVVEEYLAGPEVSLFVVTDGETALPLLPAQDFKRIGDGDTGPNTGGMGAYAPLPWLPEGTVDEVMATVVHPTLAELRGRGAPFSGLLYVGLAITPQGPRVIEFNARFGDPETQVVLALLETPLAGLLHAAATGTLAGHPPLRWRSGAAVTVVVASAGYPATARSGDVITGAGRAGIIHAGTARRAADDALVSAGGRVLSGTGLGADLSTAREAAYALVAGIGLDGAQYRRDIAALAASNRLDTPQRI